AAAGTAATCACTGAACTCAAGAGACCACACAGGTGCCCACAATGCGGCTTTGTACGTGTAAGACGTCAAAGCGTTGGGGTCTGGAAATGCCAGAAATGCAGTTTCACTTTTGCAGGCGGAGCATACACTCCAACAACCAAACTGGGCGCTGTGGCTAAACGTGCAGCAAAAGGTGCGCCAGTTGAAGAAGAATTGAAATCTGCTGGCGTTGAATCGGCAACTGAAGAAGAAGTCGAATAAACCATTTTCTTATTTCCTTTTTTTAGTTTTAATTTATTACCATGATCAACTTCCCTTCTAGAGGGGGCACTGGATGGTAACAAGCGCAAAGGCTAATGTATGCTTAAAGTTTACCTCAGAAAAACAATTAACCACGCTTCTTAATGCCCTAAAACCAGAAGCAGATGTTCCACCAACCAGAAGAGCGAACGTAAAACTAGAAAAAGACGGCTTGGTGCTTCTGTTGAAGGTTGAGGCAGACGACACGGTTGCCCTGCGTGCAACATTAAACGCTTATTTAAGGTGGATAAACTCCACAAACAGCATCATCAAAGTTATTGAGACTGGCTCAAACTGACTCTTTATATGTTTCTCATTAAAGCCTAAAAGGCGCTATTGTAGACAATTTGTTGCTCTGCCAGTAGAGCCTATCCCCCTATATA
The nucleotide sequence above comes from Candidatus Bathyarchaeota archaeon. Encoded proteins:
- a CDS encoding 50S ribosomal protein L37ae, which gives rise to MPKTKKVGPTRGLGTRYGATVRKRYVKVITELKRPHRCPQCGFVRVRRQSVGVWKCQKCSFTFAGGAYTPTTKLGAVAKRAAKGAPVEEELKSAGVESATEEEVE
- a CDS encoding KEOPS complex subunit Pcc1 gives rise to the protein MVTSAKANVCLKFTSEKQLTTLLNALKPEADVPPTRRANVKLEKDGLVLLLKVEADDTVALRATLNAYLRWINSTNSIIKVIETGSN